In one window of Gossypium hirsutum isolate 1008001.06 chromosome A01, Gossypium_hirsutum_v2.1, whole genome shotgun sequence DNA:
- the LOC107939228 gene encoding lysophospholipid acyltransferase 1 gives MLLVFLRAFSTLKIPGCNFGDLSSYSCPPPLLKIWAHSDKGPSPSPYVATPRALVQAAFCMAMFLYLSPSRPLSWFTDPAYQEWGFWRKLSYQYMSGFTMRWKYYFIWSISEAAMVISGLGFSGWTESSPPKPKWDRAKVVDILGFELAKSSVLLPLVLNIQVSTWLRHYVYERLVKKGKKPRFFQLLATQTVSAVWHGLYPGYIILLVQSALMIAGSRVIYQWEKAIPTNMALVKKAFAVMNFAYTVLVLNYSCVGFMLLSKHETPASYGSVYYIGTMIPIALIILGYIIPAKPASFKARKEQ, from the exons ATGTTGCTTGTATTTCTGCGTGCCTTTTCTACTCTGAAGATACCAGGATGTAACTTTGGTGATCTTTCTTCTTATTCTTGCCCTCCTCCCCTTTTAAAGATTTGGGCTCACTCAGATAAAGGACCATCACCATCTCCATATGTAGCAACTCCACGAGCGCTTGTCCAAGCTGCTTTTTGTATGGCCATGTTTCTTTACCTTTCACCATCTCGTCCCTTGTCCTGGTTTACTGATCCTGCATACCAAGAATGGGGATTCTGGAGGAAGTTGAGTTACCAATATATGTCTGGTTTTACAATGCGGTGGAAATATTATTTCATCTGGTCAATTTCAGAGGCTGCTATGGTTATTTCTGGCCTGGGTTTCAGTGGATGGACTGAATCTTCACCACCAAAACCAAAATGGGATCGAGCAAAGGTTGTTGATATCCTAGGGTTTGAGTTAGCAAAGAGTTCAGTGCTGTTACCACTTGTCTTGAACATACAAGTTAGCACCTGGCTTCGTCATT ATGTTTATGAGAGACTTGTTAAGAAGGGGAAGAAGCCTCGTTTTTTCCAGCTACTGGCCACACAGACCGTTAGTGCTGTTTGGCAT GGACTGTATCCTGGGTACATCATACTCCTTGTTCAGTCAGCTTTGATGATTGCTGGTTCAAGAG TTATTTACCAATGGGAAAAAGCTATACCCACAAATATGGCTCTTGTGAAGAAAGCATTTGCCGTGATGAACTTTGCTTACACAGTTTTGGTTCTGAACTACTCCTGTGTTGGCTTTATG CTATTAAGCAAGCACGAGACACCTGCATCATATGGGAGTGTGTATTATATTGGAACCATGATTCCGATAGCATTGATT
- the LOC107936969 gene encoding uncharacterized protein isoform X1, with product MPFLFDDIEIPCFRYLFEIYRCGFWVFSPRKYCFGSSFQIYGCRCGCSCWMLWERKKFWFCKISPAMASLFTVNYFIIHILYYIDSSQIDTLFPSSYCTVLAFRDIAPWAPTHILIIPKAKDGLTGLCKVSLFRLPASHINPRYLSLQSQVNFLQSLSTISAVGKCYPSRTSSGNVCRSNERGKYRKFIFTCMSPFSLLFLHNTINELNIQEQAQVTSVDQMRGGNIESLAAIQWTRMLAHTLSQNSDPKFRNSKFLQFVSKMSRGELIIDDNQVKPASENWATEYQQQYNGGASWADEFAHDEVFRGPDDWANEFGAERLQQESVDDQWVNEFSKLHVDDWAEEIGRQAGEGALGDSSSDNWANSYDEFLSGRTLQGVSMYFLI from the exons ATGCCGTTTCTTTTTGATGATATTGAAATCCCCTGTTTTCGCTATTTGTTTGAAATCTATCGATGTGG ATTTTGGGTTTTTAGCCCTAGGAAATATTGTTTCGGTTCGTCTTTTCAAATCTATGGATGTCGGTGTGGTTGTTCTTGTTGGATGCTTTGGGAAAGAAAGAAATTCTGGTTCTGCAAGATTTCACCAGCCATGGCTTCTCTTTTTACAGTCAACTactttattattcatattctctATTACATTGATTCATCCCAAATAGACACGCTGTTCCCTTCATCGTATTGCACG GTCTTAGCTTTTAGGGACATAGCTCCCTGGGCTCCTACGCACATTTTAATTATTCCAAAAGCAAAGGATGGCCTAACTGGTTTGTGTAAG GTTTCTCTTTTTAGGTTGCCGGCCAGTCATATTAACCCGAGGTATCTCTCTCTACAATCTCAAGTGAATTTTCTACAATCTCTCTCTACAATTTCTGCTGTCGGCAAGTGTTATCCCAGCA GAACAAGCTCAGGTAACGTCTGTAGATCAAATGAGAGGGGGAAATATAGAAAGTTTATCTTTACATGCATGTCACCTTTTAGCCTGCTTTTCTTGCATAACACAATTAATGAGCTAAACATACAGGAACAAGCTCAGGTAACGTCTGTAGATCAAATGAGAGGGGGAAATATAGAAAGTTTGGCTGCAATTCAGTGGACTAGGATGCTTGCACATACACTCTCTCAAAACAGTGATCCTAAGTTTCGG AAttcaaaatttcttcaatttgTATCCAAGATGAGTCGTGGTGAACTTATCATTGATGATAATCAGGTCAAACCAGCATCAGAGAACTGGGCAACAGAATATCAGCAACAGTACAATGGAGGTGCTTCTTGGGCTGATGAATTTGCTCATGATGAG GTTTTCCGTGGACCTGACGATTGGGCCAATGAATTTGGTGCTGAAAGATTGCAACAAGAGTCTGTCGATGATCAATGGGTCAATGAATTCTCAAAGTTGCACGTTGATGACTGGGCAGAAGAAATTGGTCGTCAAGCTGGTGAGGGGGCTTTGGGAGATAGTTCGTCTGATAACTGGGCAAATTCATATGATGA GTTCCTCAGCGGTCGGACGCTTCAAGGGGTGTCTATGTATTTTCTGATATGA
- the LOC107936969 gene encoding uncharacterized protein isoform X4, whose amino-acid sequence MPFLFDDIEIPCFRYLFEIYRCGFWVFSPRKYCFGSSFQIYGCRCGCSCWMLWERKKFWFCKISPAMASLFTVNYFIIHILYYIDSSQIDTLFPSSYCTVLAFRDIAPWAPTHILIIPKAKDGLTGLCKVSLFRLPASHINPRYLSLQSQVNFLQSLSTISAVGKCYPSRTSSGNVCRSNERGKYRKFIFTCMSPFSLLFLHNTINELNIQEQAQVTSVDQMRGGNIESLAAIQWTRMLAHTLSQNSDPKFRNSKFLQFVSKMSRGELIIDDNQVKPASENWATEYQQQYNGGASWADEFAHDEVFRGPDHWANEFGAERLQQESVDDQWVNEFSKLHVDDGQKNLVVKLVRGLWDKLV is encoded by the exons ATGCCGTTTCTTTTTGATGATATTGAAATCCCCTGTTTTCGCTATTTGTTTGAAATCTATCGATGTGG ATTTTGGGTTTTTAGCCCTAGGAAATATTGTTTCGGTTCGTCTTTTCAAATCTATGGATGTCGGTGTGGTTGTTCTTGTTGGATGCTTTGGGAAAGAAAGAAATTCTGGTTCTGCAAGATTTCACCAGCCATGGCTTCTCTTTTTACAGTCAACTactttattattcatattctctATTACATTGATTCATCCCAAATAGACACGCTGTTCCCTTCATCGTATTGCACG GTCTTAGCTTTTAGGGACATAGCTCCCTGGGCTCCTACGCACATTTTAATTATTCCAAAAGCAAAGGATGGCCTAACTGGTTTGTGTAAG GTTTCTCTTTTTAGGTTGCCGGCCAGTCATATTAACCCGAGGTATCTCTCTCTACAATCTCAAGTGAATTTTCTACAATCTCTCTCTACAATTTCTGCTGTCGGCAAGTGTTATCCCAGCA GAACAAGCTCAGGTAACGTCTGTAGATCAAATGAGAGGGGGAAATATAGAAAGTTTATCTTTACATGCATGTCACCTTTTAGCCTGCTTTTCTTGCATAACACAATTAATGAGCTAAACATACAGGAACAAGCTCAGGTAACGTCTGTAGATCAAATGAGAGGGGGAAATATAGAAAGTTTGGCTGCAATTCAGTGGACTAGGATGCTTGCACATACACTCTCTCAAAACAGTGATCCTAAGTTTCGG AAttcaaaatttcttcaatttgTATCCAAGATGAGTCGTGGTGAACTTATCATTGATGATAATCAGGTCAAACCAGCATCAGAGAACTGGGCAACAGAATATCAGCAACAGTACAATGGAGGTGCTTCTTGGGCTGATGAATTTGCTCATGATGAG GTTTTCCGTGGACCTGACCATTGGGCCAATGAATTTGGTGCTGAAAGATTGCAACAAGAGTCTGTCGATGATCAATGGGTCAATGAATTCTCAAAGTTGCATGTTGATGACGGGCAGAAGAATTTGGTCGTCAAGTTGGTGAGGGGGCTTTGGGATAAGCTTGTCTGA
- the LOC107936969 gene encoding uncharacterized protein isoform X6: MPFLFDDIEIPCFRYLFEIYRCGFWVFSPRKYCFGSSFQIYGCRCGCSCWMLWERKKFWFCKISPAMASLFTVNYFIIHILYYIDSSQIDTLFPSSYCTVLAFRDIAPWAPTHILIIPKAKDGLTGLCKVSLFRLPASHINPRYLSLQSQVNFLQSLSTISAVGKCYPSRTSSGNVCRSNERGKYRKFIFTCMSPFSLLFLHNTINELNIQEQAQVTSVDQMRGGNIESLAAIQWTRMLAHTLSQNSDPKFRNSKFLQFVSKMSRGELIIDDNQVKPASENWATEYQQQYNGGASWADEFAHDEAILPEAQFNTKQEPN; the protein is encoded by the exons ATGCCGTTTCTTTTTGATGATATTGAAATCCCCTGTTTTCGCTATTTGTTTGAAATCTATCGATGTGG ATTTTGGGTTTTTAGCCCTAGGAAATATTGTTTCGGTTCGTCTTTTCAAATCTATGGATGTCGGTGTGGTTGTTCTTGTTGGATGCTTTGGGAAAGAAAGAAATTCTGGTTCTGCAAGATTTCACCAGCCATGGCTTCTCTTTTTACAGTCAACTactttattattcatattctctATTACATTGATTCATCCCAAATAGACACGCTGTTCCCTTCATCGTATTGCACG GTCTTAGCTTTTAGGGACATAGCTCCCTGGGCTCCTACGCACATTTTAATTATTCCAAAAGCAAAGGATGGCCTAACTGGTTTGTGTAAG GTTTCTCTTTTTAGGTTGCCGGCCAGTCATATTAACCCGAGGTATCTCTCTCTACAATCTCAAGTGAATTTTCTACAATCTCTCTCTACAATTTCTGCTGTCGGCAAGTGTTATCCCAGCA GAACAAGCTCAGGTAACGTCTGTAGATCAAATGAGAGGGGGAAATATAGAAAGTTTATCTTTACATGCATGTCACCTTTTAGCCTGCTTTTCTTGCATAACACAATTAATGAGCTAAACATACAGGAACAAGCTCAGGTAACGTCTGTAGATCAAATGAGAGGGGGAAATATAGAAAGTTTGGCTGCAATTCAGTGGACTAGGATGCTTGCACATACACTCTCTCAAAACAGTGATCCTAAGTTTCGG AAttcaaaatttcttcaatttgTATCCAAGATGAGTCGTGGTGAACTTATCATTGATGATAATCAGGTCAAACCAGCATCAGAGAACTGGGCAACAGAATATCAGCAACAGTACAATGGAGGTGCTTCTTGGGCTGATGAATTTGCTCATGATGAG GCCATTTTGCCCGAGGCCCAATTCAACACAAAACAAGAACCCAATTAA
- the LOC107936969 gene encoding peroxisome biogenesis protein 5 isoform X5, which produces MILKSPVFAICLKSIDVVNYFIIHILYYIDSSQIDTLFPSSYCTVLAFRDIAPWAPTHILIIPKAKDGLTGLCKVSLFRLPASHINPRYLSLQSQVNFLQSLSTISAVGKCYPSRTSSGNVCRSNERGKYRKFIFTCMSPFSLLFLHNTINELNIQEQAQVTSVDQMRGGNIESLAAIQWTRMLAHTLSQNSDPKFRNSKFLQFVSKMSRGELIIDDNQVKPASENWATEYQQQYNGGASWADEFAHDEVFRGPDDWANEFGAERLQQESVDDQWVNEFSKLHVDDWAEEIGRQAGEGALGDSSSDNWANSYDEFLSGRTLQGVSMYFLI; this is translated from the exons ATGATATTGAAATCCCCTGTTTTCGCTATTTGTTTGAAATCTATCGATGTGG TCAACTactttattattcatattctctATTACATTGATTCATCCCAAATAGACACGCTGTTCCCTTCATCGTATTGCACG GTCTTAGCTTTTAGGGACATAGCTCCCTGGGCTCCTACGCACATTTTAATTATTCCAAAAGCAAAGGATGGCCTAACTGGTTTGTGTAAG GTTTCTCTTTTTAGGTTGCCGGCCAGTCATATTAACCCGAGGTATCTCTCTCTACAATCTCAAGTGAATTTTCTACAATCTCTCTCTACAATTTCTGCTGTCGGCAAGTGTTATCCCAGCA GAACAAGCTCAGGTAACGTCTGTAGATCAAATGAGAGGGGGAAATATAGAAAGTTTATCTTTACATGCATGTCACCTTTTAGCCTGCTTTTCTTGCATAACACAATTAATGAGCTAAACATACAGGAACAAGCTCAGGTAACGTCTGTAGATCAAATGAGAGGGGGAAATATAGAAAGTTTGGCTGCAATTCAGTGGACTAGGATGCTTGCACATACACTCTCTCAAAACAGTGATCCTAAGTTTCGG AAttcaaaatttcttcaatttgTATCCAAGATGAGTCGTGGTGAACTTATCATTGATGATAATCAGGTCAAACCAGCATCAGAGAACTGGGCAACAGAATATCAGCAACAGTACAATGGAGGTGCTTCTTGGGCTGATGAATTTGCTCATGATGAG GTTTTCCGTGGACCTGACGATTGGGCCAATGAATTTGGTGCTGAAAGATTGCAACAAGAGTCTGTCGATGATCAATGGGTCAATGAATTCTCAAAGTTGCACGTTGATGACTGGGCAGAAGAAATTGGTCGTCAAGCTGGTGAGGGGGCTTTGGGAGATAGTTCGTCTGATAACTGGGCAAATTCATATGATGA GTTCCTCAGCGGTCGGACGCTTCAAGGGGTGTCTATGTATTTTCTGATATGA
- the LOC107936969 gene encoding uncharacterized protein isoform X7: MPFLFDDIEIPCFRYLFEIYRCGFWVFSPRKYCFGSSFQIYGCRCGCSCWMLWERKKFWFCKISPAMASLFTVNYFIIHILYYIDSSQIDTLFPSSYCTVLAFRDIAPWAPTHILIIPKAKDGLTGLCKVSLFRLPASHINPRYLSLQSQVNFLQSLSTISAVGKCYPSRTSSGNVCRSNERGKYRKFIFTCMSPFSLLFLHNTINELNIQEQAQVTSVDQMRGGNIESLAAIQWTRMLAHTLSQNSDPKFRNSKFLQFVSKMSRGELIIDDNQVKPASENWATEYQQQYNGGASWADEFAHDENLLLWLVVLWFFST; this comes from the exons ATGCCGTTTCTTTTTGATGATATTGAAATCCCCTGTTTTCGCTATTTGTTTGAAATCTATCGATGTGG ATTTTGGGTTTTTAGCCCTAGGAAATATTGTTTCGGTTCGTCTTTTCAAATCTATGGATGTCGGTGTGGTTGTTCTTGTTGGATGCTTTGGGAAAGAAAGAAATTCTGGTTCTGCAAGATTTCACCAGCCATGGCTTCTCTTTTTACAGTCAACTactttattattcatattctctATTACATTGATTCATCCCAAATAGACACGCTGTTCCCTTCATCGTATTGCACG GTCTTAGCTTTTAGGGACATAGCTCCCTGGGCTCCTACGCACATTTTAATTATTCCAAAAGCAAAGGATGGCCTAACTGGTTTGTGTAAG GTTTCTCTTTTTAGGTTGCCGGCCAGTCATATTAACCCGAGGTATCTCTCTCTACAATCTCAAGTGAATTTTCTACAATCTCTCTCTACAATTTCTGCTGTCGGCAAGTGTTATCCCAGCA GAACAAGCTCAGGTAACGTCTGTAGATCAAATGAGAGGGGGAAATATAGAAAGTTTATCTTTACATGCATGTCACCTTTTAGCCTGCTTTTCTTGCATAACACAATTAATGAGCTAAACATACAGGAACAAGCTCAGGTAACGTCTGTAGATCAAATGAGAGGGGGAAATATAGAAAGTTTGGCTGCAATTCAGTGGACTAGGATGCTTGCACATACACTCTCTCAAAACAGTGATCCTAAGTTTCGG AAttcaaaatttcttcaatttgTATCCAAGATGAGTCGTGGTGAACTTATCATTGATGATAATCAGGTCAAACCAGCATCAGAGAACTGGGCAACAGAATATCAGCAACAGTACAATGGAGGTGCTTCTTGGGCTGATGAATTTGCTCATGATGAG AATCTGCTACTCTGGTTGGTGGTTCTTTGGTTTTTTTCAACCTGA
- the LOC107936969 gene encoding uncharacterized protein isoform X2, translated as MPFLFDDIEIPCFRYLFEIYRCGPRKYCFGSSFQIYGCRCGCSCWMLWERKKFWFCKISPAMASLFTVNYFIIHILYYIDSSQIDTLFPSSYCTVLAFRDIAPWAPTHILIIPKAKDGLTGLCKVSLFRLPASHINPRYLSLQSQVNFLQSLSTISAVGKCYPSRTSSGNVCRSNERGKYRKFIFTCMSPFSLLFLHNTINELNIQEQAQVTSVDQMRGGNIESLAAIQWTRMLAHTLSQNSDPKFRNSKFLQFVSKMSRGELIIDDNQVKPASENWATEYQQQYNGGASWADEFAHDEVFRGPDDWANEFGAERLQQESVDDQWVNEFSKLHVDDWAEEIGRQAGEGALGDSSSDNWANSYDEFLSGRTLQGVSMYFLI; from the exons ATGCCGTTTCTTTTTGATGATATTGAAATCCCCTGTTTTCGCTATTTGTTTGAAATCTATCGATGTGG CCCTAGGAAATATTGTTTCGGTTCGTCTTTTCAAATCTATGGATGTCGGTGTGGTTGTTCTTGTTGGATGCTTTGGGAAAGAAAGAAATTCTGGTTCTGCAAGATTTCACCAGCCATGGCTTCTCTTTTTACAGTCAACTactttattattcatattctctATTACATTGATTCATCCCAAATAGACACGCTGTTCCCTTCATCGTATTGCACG GTCTTAGCTTTTAGGGACATAGCTCCCTGGGCTCCTACGCACATTTTAATTATTCCAAAAGCAAAGGATGGCCTAACTGGTTTGTGTAAG GTTTCTCTTTTTAGGTTGCCGGCCAGTCATATTAACCCGAGGTATCTCTCTCTACAATCTCAAGTGAATTTTCTACAATCTCTCTCTACAATTTCTGCTGTCGGCAAGTGTTATCCCAGCA GAACAAGCTCAGGTAACGTCTGTAGATCAAATGAGAGGGGGAAATATAGAAAGTTTATCTTTACATGCATGTCACCTTTTAGCCTGCTTTTCTTGCATAACACAATTAATGAGCTAAACATACAGGAACAAGCTCAGGTAACGTCTGTAGATCAAATGAGAGGGGGAAATATAGAAAGTTTGGCTGCAATTCAGTGGACTAGGATGCTTGCACATACACTCTCTCAAAACAGTGATCCTAAGTTTCGG AAttcaaaatttcttcaatttgTATCCAAGATGAGTCGTGGTGAACTTATCATTGATGATAATCAGGTCAAACCAGCATCAGAGAACTGGGCAACAGAATATCAGCAACAGTACAATGGAGGTGCTTCTTGGGCTGATGAATTTGCTCATGATGAG GTTTTCCGTGGACCTGACGATTGGGCCAATGAATTTGGTGCTGAAAGATTGCAACAAGAGTCTGTCGATGATCAATGGGTCAATGAATTCTCAAAGTTGCACGTTGATGACTGGGCAGAAGAAATTGGTCGTCAAGCTGGTGAGGGGGCTTTGGGAGATAGTTCGTCTGATAACTGGGCAAATTCATATGATGA GTTCCTCAGCGGTCGGACGCTTCAAGGGGTGTCTATGTATTTTCTGATATGA
- the LOC107936969 gene encoding uncharacterized protein isoform X3: MPFLFDDIEIPCFRYLFEIYRCGFWVFSPRKYCFGSSFQIYGCRCGCSCWMLWERKKFWFCKISPAMASLFTVNYFIIHILYYIDSSQIDTLFPSSYCTVLAFRDIAPWAPTHILIIPKAKDGLTGLCKVSLFRLPASHINPRYLSLQSQVNFLQSLSTISAVGKCYPSRTSSGNVCRSNERGKYRKFIFTCMSPFSLLFLHNTINELNIQEQAQVTSVDQMRGGNIESLAAIQWTRMLAHTLSQNSDPKFRNSKFLQFVSKMSRGELIIDDNQVKPASENWATEYQQQYNGGASWADEFAHDEVFRGPDDWANEFGAERLQQESVDDQWVNEFSKLHVDDWAEEIGRQAGEGALGDSSSDNWANSYDERSRAIQERTFE, translated from the exons ATGCCGTTTCTTTTTGATGATATTGAAATCCCCTGTTTTCGCTATTTGTTTGAAATCTATCGATGTGG ATTTTGGGTTTTTAGCCCTAGGAAATATTGTTTCGGTTCGTCTTTTCAAATCTATGGATGTCGGTGTGGTTGTTCTTGTTGGATGCTTTGGGAAAGAAAGAAATTCTGGTTCTGCAAGATTTCACCAGCCATGGCTTCTCTTTTTACAGTCAACTactttattattcatattctctATTACATTGATTCATCCCAAATAGACACGCTGTTCCCTTCATCGTATTGCACG GTCTTAGCTTTTAGGGACATAGCTCCCTGGGCTCCTACGCACATTTTAATTATTCCAAAAGCAAAGGATGGCCTAACTGGTTTGTGTAAG GTTTCTCTTTTTAGGTTGCCGGCCAGTCATATTAACCCGAGGTATCTCTCTCTACAATCTCAAGTGAATTTTCTACAATCTCTCTCTACAATTTCTGCTGTCGGCAAGTGTTATCCCAGCA GAACAAGCTCAGGTAACGTCTGTAGATCAAATGAGAGGGGGAAATATAGAAAGTTTATCTTTACATGCATGTCACCTTTTAGCCTGCTTTTCTTGCATAACACAATTAATGAGCTAAACATACAGGAACAAGCTCAGGTAACGTCTGTAGATCAAATGAGAGGGGGAAATATAGAAAGTTTGGCTGCAATTCAGTGGACTAGGATGCTTGCACATACACTCTCTCAAAACAGTGATCCTAAGTTTCGG AAttcaaaatttcttcaatttgTATCCAAGATGAGTCGTGGTGAACTTATCATTGATGATAATCAGGTCAAACCAGCATCAGAGAACTGGGCAACAGAATATCAGCAACAGTACAATGGAGGTGCTTCTTGGGCTGATGAATTTGCTCATGATGAG GTTTTCCGTGGACCTGACGATTGGGCCAATGAATTTGGTGCTGAAAGATTGCAACAAGAGTCTGTCGATGATCAATGGGTCAATGAATTCTCAAAGTTGCACGTTGATGACTGGGCAGAAGAAATTGGTCGTCAAGCTGGTGAGGGGGCTTTGGGAGATAGTTCGTCTGATAACTGGGCAAATTCATATGATGA AAGGTCAAGAGCTATTCAGGAAAGGACTTTTGAGTGA